The following proteins are encoded in a genomic region of Sphaeramia orbicularis chromosome 2, fSphaOr1.1, whole genome shotgun sequence:
- the donson gene encoding protein downstream neighbor of son homolog has product MHTLKARSVNVKSQVGNAYHNISSLEITGPVLPSSLHTITTILRPAQKGTFSAALYTHTPTAVMNVHSTKQQGPDGSVDLGGCGLHPASIQQLQTPSPLGKTALTHISMNDFSYSWKN; this is encoded by the exons ATGCACACACTGAAG GCCCGTAGTGTGAATGTGAAGAGCCAGGTGGGGAACGCCTACCACAACATCAGCAGTCTGGAGATCACAG GGCCCgtcctcccctcctccctccaCACCATCACAACCATCCTCCGCCCAGCGCAGAAAGGAACCTTCTCAGCTgctctgtacacacacacacctactgccgtcatgaacgtacacagcacaaagcagcag ggtccAGACGGGTCAGTGGACCTGGGGGGGTGTGGTCTACATCCAGCCTCCATCCAGCAGCTCCAGACGCCCTCCCCCCTCGGAAAGACGGCACTGACTCACATCAGCATGAACGACTTCAGCTACAGCtggaagaactga